AGGTTTGTGGATTGGCAAGTCGGACCCTTTAAACAACTTTGATGATTTAAGTACTGAGGATAAAAAAATAAATGTATGTATACCTGAGATGGAACAGTGGTGCAAAGATGTAACTGTTGAAAATGAGCTTAAGGAATTAGAATTACACAAAGACTATCCATTCATATTATCAGCAGGACGGCATTACCCTTACAATGCAAACACATTAATGAGAAATCCCGACTGGAATAAGGGCAAAAGAGCATGCACATGTATAATGCACCCGGACGATGCACAGGAGCTTGGTTTACAGGATGGTCAGCGTGTAAGGGTTATCACTGAGGCAGGTTCTGTGGAGTTGGAACTTGAAATTACCCAGCAAACAACCCGAAAGTATGTTATGATTCCGCATGGGTTTGGTCTTGAATATGGTGGAAAAGTACATGGTGTTAATGTCAACTATCTTGCTAAAAATACTCACAGGGACAAGCTGGCAGGCACTCCTTTCCACAGATATATTCCATGTAGGGTTGAAAAAGTTGTATAACGTATTGTATAGGTGCGATAGCTCAAAGAATATTTTTACATTATACTAAAGGCTTTAATCGTTATGAAGACAATTTGTGGTTATTCAGTTGACGAGTATATACACATGATTGAAAAATTCCATGGGAGTGTAGCCCCTGGAGTTTTGATTGGCGGTTTAATGGTTGATATATTATGGACACGCCGCGATAAAGAAAAATTTTATGATTTTTTATGTGAAACAGCAGTGTGTTTGCCTGATGCAATTCAGCTGCTTACTCCCTGCACGTATGGAAATGGATGGCTTAAGGTAATTCATACAGGAAGATTTGCAATGACTATGTTTGAAAAATATCATGGTGATGGCACACGTGCATATCTTGATACAATGAAACTTAAACAATATAATGAAATTACTAACTGGTTTTTTAAATTAAAGCCAAAAGAAGCACAAAATAAAGAGCTCCTTATTCATCAAATTATTGACGCTTGGGATGATATTATCTCCGTACAAAAAGTGAAAGTATGTCAGAATTATATTGGTAAAGACAAGCTTGGTGCTGTAGGGGTATGCCCACGGTGTGGTGAAGCGTATCCACTCAAAGATGGAAAGCTATGTCGAGTGTGTAATGGGCTAAAACTGTATGAATGATAACAGAATAGATTCATTTGCTAACAAAATCCACCGTTTTTTTATAGACATAAAAATTGATAGGAATGAACTCTCAGGCGCATTTGGTGATATGGGAACAGTCATTCCTCTTTTAGTTGGGATCTTAGTGGCAACAGGGATGGATGCAGGTGTAGTATTTATTGCATATGGTTTAATGCAGATATTTACGGGATTTATTTATAAAATCCCGATGCCTGTCCAGCCGTTAAAAGCTGTAGCCTTGATTGTAATAACACAAAAATTGAGTGGGGATATCGTAGTATGTGGTGGATTTACTATTGGTGTTTTGATGTTGGTATTAACTGCGTTTGGTGTTATTGATGTTTTTGCAAAGATAATTCCAAAAGCAGTTATCAGGGGAATCCAATTTGGCCTTGGATTGCAGCTTATCATGCTATCTATAAAAGAGTATATACCTTCTGAAAAATTTTCCGATTACATACTTGTGTTTGTATCATTTTCCATCATTGTTGTGTTACTGGGTAACAGACGCATTCCGCCGGCGCTTATACTCATACCAGTAGGCATTGTATATGGTATGGTATTTGGTACCGATGGAATAGCACATGAGCTATCGCATAAGCATAATTTTTTTAACTCATTAACTCTGGAAAATATTATTAAAGGTTTTGTGATACTTGCACTGCCTCAAATTCCGCTATCGCTGGGCAATTCAATTTTTGCCACAAGTCAGCTGAGTAAGGATTTATTTCCTCAAAAATCTGTTTCGCCGCGGAAAATAGCATTTACCTATGCAATTATGAATATTATGAATCCATTGATTGGTGGCATTCCTGTATGCCATGGAAGTGGTGGTATGGCCGGCCATTATACATTTGGAGCTCGTACTGGCGGTTCAGTAATTTTATTTGGACTGGCCATGACTATTACAGGTGTGGTGTTTGGAGCAAACGGAATTTATATATTACAAATGTTCCCATTGCCATTGCTGGGTGTGATTTTATTTTTTGAAGCACTAACATTATTAGGGCTTATTTCAGATGTTATTGGCAACAGCTTTGATTTGAAAATTTCGCTGATTGTTGCTGCATTAATAGTAACAATACCGTATGGGTATGTTATTGGCATGCTCACAGGTATCTGTGTAAATTATCTGGTGAAATGGGTGAAAGCTGGCAGTCTTATATCAGTTGACACCAACCTATGAATATAGAAAATAAAAATAAATGGACAATTTAATCTTAACTTTGATTTACACAGCAATATAAATATATACTAAAAAATTATATTGCATTACATCATGTCATATTGTATAGTAGTGGAACTACAGTATACAAAGAGGCAATGATGAAATTTACAATTGCTATCAATATGATGGTTTTTGTTTTGCTGCTTGATACACATTTTGTTTTTGCACTTACCTTGAAGTGGGATATTCCCGAACAATCAAAACTAGAATTTGTATATGATGCAAAAATTGAATATTATGAAAATGGTGAACTTAAAAGAATATATGGTGAACGCAATATCATTGATTTAGTATGCTATCAGAAAAAATCAAATGGGCAGGCTGTAAATGGTTCTTTTTCAGTATATAGAAAAAATATAAACGATTTTGTTTACAGACTAGAAGAACAATATTTTTCTGACTTTTTTATTAATACAAATGGCACTTTTGTAGTTCCTGAAGGTAGTTTTATGCCAAACCTTCGTCATTTGCCAACATTCCCTAATGAAGATATCAGTACTGGTTTTGTATGGAAAGCGCCGATACATATTGTATTTAATAATTTTTCCGTTCCACTAATATTGTTACTTGAAGCTCAATACACACTGTTATTTATCAATAGCCAGAGTAATGAGGCATTCATTAATTATTCCATACTTATTGATAAAACGTTAAAAGATAAACCATATCCCGATGATCTCCCTGTTAAGATATATGGGCAGTATGCAGGACAGATGATATGGGATATTCAAAAAAATCAGCCAAAAAAATCGGTTAACGCATATAACCTGCTTTTAATATTTGGGAGGACAGGGCAATTGAGCACAGTAGAATTTAAAATGTCAATTGATCAAACCAATATGGCGTATCAGAGCATCCCTGAAGAGGAAAAGAAAAAGCAGCAAAAAGAAATAGAGAAAGAATTAAAGCAGGATGGTGTTTCGGTTGATTCTGATTCACGGGGCATGATTATACGTTTTTCGGATATTCTCTTTGAGTTTGATAAATATACCTTGAATGCTGATGCACGTAAGGTGTTAGAAAAGCTCGTTGGGATAATTAAGGCCAAATATCCCAATAATGAAATTATTGTGGAAGGTCATACTGACAATATTGGGACTGATGAATATAATCAGAATCTTTCTGAAAAGCGTGCACAGACTGTTGCTGGGTATTTGAAAAATAAATTAGGGCATGACAAAATATCCTATCGTGGACTGGGTAAAAAAAATCCGATTGCGGATAATTCATCCCAGGAAGGCAGGCAAAAAAACAGAAGAGTGGAAATCATTATAAAAATGTGATAGTAAAAAATGCCTGAAAGAACGATTGTGAATAGCTTATTGTAAAATTCTTTGAGTTCTTCGTGTAAAGCGTTTAGCTTCTGATTTAAAAACCTGTGCAAGTTCTACCAAATCATCAAACCGCTTAACAATAAATAGTGATTTGAGCAAATTTTTAATTTTGGTATCATCGTTTATTTCATGTATCTGCTTATTGGATGCAATAAATGTTTCATTGCAAAAGTTAAAATTTTTTTCAATAAGCTGACCAACTGGTTCAGGAATTTTTGCAAAAGGCATACCAGTTTTAAGGTGAACATTCTTCAGTATTAGAGCAATGAGTGTTTTGACATTCCGTTCTTTTGTAGCTTGTATGTCCTGCTGCATCTTTTCAAATGCTTTAAGTATCATCTGGTTTCTTTCTTTAATTGATTTTATAAGTTCACCTTTAATTTCGGGTGGCATTTTTGAAAATGATGGGCTATGGTGTGGATATGCATATTTAAGATAAGCCGGTTGCAACATAATACGTGCGCACAATGTATCGTTGAGATTTTCACCTTCAACAAGTGGTGCAATATCATCAGGTGTAATGTGTAATAGGCCTTTTTGTTTAATCACCTCTGGGACAGGCAATTGATATATGTACCCGGCGATGGCTTTATTTTCAGAAGTTTCTTCAGCAAAAAAATATTCGCATAGAAGCCGGGGGAATCCTTTTGAAGGGTCCCTTGATTCTGGGTCTTCTTCTATATCAATAATTGCATCGATAAGATTATGATATGTATTGTGGGTTTCCATAATTGTGTATATATGGCATTTGTACTATACAATATATAAAAGTATTGCCTCGCAGCTTTAGGCAGCGGGGTATGTGCAATTTGCCATCGTAACTAAAGTGAATAATACAATGAATGAATGAAAAAAGCAATTAATTTTTTAAGGTCTGGCTTTTACATCAATTGATAGTGGGCTGAACATCCCTTTTATGTAATACTGGTACCCAATTCCAGCGACCATTGCGCCATTATCAGTACATAATATGGGGGAAGGGAAATATATTGTATGGTAATCTTTCTTTTTTTCTATGATTAATTCACGTAAACGCTTATTGCTTGCAACACCCCCAGCTACGACGAGTGTGTGTATTTTCAAGCGTTTTGATGCATCAAAGAGCCTGCGAACTAATATTTCAAGAGCCCGTTCCTGAAAGCTGTATGCTATTTCATGTACGTTAGCATCGGGATGTTCATGCATATAATTGATGACTGCAGTCTTAAGCCCGCTGTACGAAAAGGAGTATGAATCATTGCTATCGGCAAGTATTTTTGGGAATATTGGTTTTTTTACTGTTGCCACAGATGCTAACTTTTCAATTATTGGCCCCCCCGGATATCCTAAGGATAAAAATTTTGCTACCTTGTCAAATGCTTCGCCAACAGCATCATCAGTGGTATTGCCTAGCAGTTCAAAGGTACCAAAGTCTTTTACAACGTAGAGTGCAGTATTCCCCCCTGATACAAGCAATCCAATGAATGGAAATTCTATGCCATGGCCTTCTAAAAATGGTGCATATAAATGTGCTTCTAAATGATGGACAGCAATAAGCGGTATAGATAGTGTATAGCTGATAGCCTTTGCTGACTGCAATGCAACTAAAAGCGAACCAACCAGACCTGGCCTGTAGGTGGCTGCAACATACGAGAGGTCTTTAAACGATACATTTGCTTCTCTGAGGCAATGGTCAATCAGATCATTAATAACCTCTAAATGTGCACGTGACGCAATTTCAGGAACTACACCATAATATTCCTGATGAAGGTGGATTTGGCTATAGATTGCATGCGACAGAATCGATTTTCCATCAGCAACTATGGCAACTGCTGTCTCATCACATGAGCTTTCCAGGCCTATCCCTAAAACTTTATTACTCATTTATTATCTTAATTGCCTCTGTAAGTTGGTTGTCAAATTCCAGGTCATACAACGGTCGCTTAGCAAAACGGTATATCTCTGATTTTAAGATGTAGTTGGCTGTTGAATCTGAAAGTTTAATATTATTCTTATCAAGAAGCTGCTTAAACTCCTGTTTTGTAAGTTCATCATATTTATTGTGGGTGCGAATAAATTTTTCAAGTATCTTTTCCTTTACAAGTATATTAATCTGCTTTTGTTCTTCTTTGGAGATAGTAGCCATGGGAACAGTGTAGTCTGGTTGAATGCCTATACCATGAATTGAAATTCCAGAGGGAGTATAATATTTGGCGATAGTCAGTGTGACACCAGTATTTTCATCTAAATTAAAAAATTTTTGCACTGAGCCTTTGCCAAAGGTTTTCTCGCCAATCAATTTGGCGCGATTATTATCCTTAAATGCGCCAGCAACAATCTCCGAAGCTGATGCACTACCCTTATTGACCAGAATAACACATTTACCATTAAATAGAGGGCTAGAGGTGGCACGGTATTCTTGTAGCGTTTCTTTGCCGCTTCGCCCTTTTGTTGATACAATCATGGTTCCTTTTGGCAAAAACATATCACTTACGGTAATAGCCTGATCTAAAAGTCCACCAGGATTCCATCGTAAGTCTATGATGCATTTAGTAATATTGTTTTTCTGGAAATATTGTAGGGCTTTTTTAACTTCAGTTGCAGTATCCTCACTGAAAACTTTTATTCTGAGGTAGCCAATACCTGTGTTATCGATTACAGCATAGTTAACAGTTTGCAACTTTATTGGAAGTCGCTCAAGTTCCACATCAATAGGCTCTTCTATGCCTTCACGGATAATGGAAAGAATTACTTTAGTATGTGGCTTGCCGCGTATCATTGACACAATGTCATTAATATTTTTATTTTTGATTGGCTTATTATCAATTTTATAGATGATATCTCCCGGCTGAATACCCGCTTTCATTGCAGGAGTCCCCTCAATAGGAGATAC
Above is a genomic segment from Spirochaetota bacterium containing:
- a CDS encoding formylmethanofuran dehydrogenase subunit E family protein, with the protein product MKTICGYSVDEYIHMIEKFHGSVAPGVLIGGLMVDILWTRRDKEKFYDFLCETAVCLPDAIQLLTPCTYGNGWLKVIHTGRFAMTMFEKYHGDGTRAYLDTMKLKQYNEITNWFFKLKPKEAQNKELLIHQIIDAWDDIISVQKVKVCQNYIGKDKLGAVGVCPRCGEAYPLKDGKLCRVCNGLKLYE
- a CDS encoding putative sulfate/molybdate transporter; amino-acid sequence: MNDNRIDSFANKIHRFFIDIKIDRNELSGAFGDMGTVIPLLVGILVATGMDAGVVFIAYGLMQIFTGFIYKIPMPVQPLKAVALIVITQKLSGDIVVCGGFTIGVLMLVLTAFGVIDVFAKIIPKAVIRGIQFGLGLQLIMLSIKEYIPSEKFSDYILVFVSFSIIVVLLGNRRIPPALILIPVGIVYGMVFGTDGIAHELSHKHNFFNSLTLENIIKGFVILALPQIPLSLGNSIFATSQLSKDLFPQKSVSPRKIAFTYAIMNIMNPLIGGIPVCHGSGGMAGHYTFGARTGGSVILFGLAMTITGVVFGANGIYILQMFPLPLLGVILFFEALTLLGLISDVIGNSFDLKISLIVAALIVTIPYGYVIGMLTGICVNYLVKWVKAGSLISVDTNL
- a CDS encoding OmpA family protein; translated protein: MKFTIAINMMVFVLLLDTHFVFALTLKWDIPEQSKLEFVYDAKIEYYENGELKRIYGERNIIDLVCYQKKSNGQAVNGSFSVYRKNINDFVYRLEEQYFSDFFINTNGTFVVPEGSFMPNLRHLPTFPNEDISTGFVWKAPIHIVFNNFSVPLILLLEAQYTLLFINSQSNEAFINYSILIDKTLKDKPYPDDLPVKIYGQYAGQMIWDIQKNQPKKSVNAYNLLLIFGRTGQLSTVEFKMSIDQTNMAYQSIPEEEKKKQQKEIEKELKQDGVSVDSDSRGMIIRFSDILFEFDKYTLNADARKVLEKLVGIIKAKYPNNEIIVEGHTDNIGTDEYNQNLSEKRAQTVAGYLKNKLGHDKISYRGLGKKNPIADNSSQEGRQKNRRVEIIIKM
- the tsaD gene encoding tRNA (adenosine(37)-N6)-threonylcarbamoyltransferase complex transferase subunit TsaD, yielding MSNKVLGIGLESSCDETAVAIVADGKSILSHAIYSQIHLHQEYYGVVPEIASRAHLEVINDLIDHCLREANVSFKDLSYVAATYRPGLVGSLLVALQSAKAISYTLSIPLIAVHHLEAHLYAPFLEGHGIEFPFIGLLVSGGNTALYVVKDFGTFELLGNTTDDAVGEAFDKVAKFLSLGYPGGPIIEKLASVATVKKPIFPKILADSNDSYSFSYSGLKTAVINYMHEHPDANVHEIAYSFQERALEILVRRLFDASKRLKIHTLVVAGGVASNKRLRELIIEKKKDYHTIYFPSPILCTDNGAMVAGIGYQYYIKGMFSPLSIDVKARP
- a CDS encoding S41 family peptidase — its product is MLQWLRKRSFHIAFIAFLSGILIGVNIAFTVSAQEPSFKYLDFFHQVYQLIRNEYVEQPDSKNLFYGAIRGMIASLNDPFSRFLDEKEYSQLKEETSGEFIGVGIEISAKNGDIVVVSPIEGTPAMKAGIQPGDIIYKIDNKPIKNKNINDIVSMIRGKPHTKVILSIIREGIEEPIDVELERLPIKLQTVNYAVIDNTGIGYLRIKVFSEDTATEVKKALQYFQKNNITKCIIDLRWNPGGLLDQAITVSDMFLPKGTMIVSTKGRSGKETLQEYRATSSPLFNGKCVILVNKGSASASEIVAGAFKDNNRAKLIGEKTFGKGSVQKFFNLDENTGVTLTIAKYYTPSGISIHGIGIQPDYTVPMATISKEEQKQINILVKEKILEKFIRTHNKYDELTKQEFKQLLDKNNIKLSDSTANYILKSEIYRFAKRPLYDLEFDNQLTEAIKIINE